The following is a genomic window from Mycolicibacterium sp. TY81.
AGCTTTGTCGAACGGAACATCCATGAAAGGCACGGTCATGTCACCGACCATCGGGAGATAGTCGACGAGAATGACACGTGCTTCCGGTGCGCGCGAACGTGTTTCGGTCACGATGCGGGCCAGTCCCGCGGCGGCCTTGTTCTGCTGCTCCACGGTCGCCGTGGGAACGTCGGCGGGAATCCACCGCTGCAGGAGTCCGCGCGTGTAGCGATTCAGCGTGAAATGGACGCCCAGCTTGACCGCAGAACCCAGGTACTCCAGATCGTTGCCGGCGGCCGTTATCAGTACCAGGTCGGCGTCAACGGGCAGCGAGAGAATCTGCGGCGCGAACTTCACGAGTCCGACGCGCTGCGGCGTATCCAGGACGGTTGACGTCGTCGCGCCCGAAACCGTCAGATCGGTGAGTTCGGCGCCGAGGGCACGCGCCAATACGTGCGCGTAGTTGTTGCCCGAACGCATCGCAGCGCGGTTGACGACCGGTTGGATGCCTGGGCCGGCGGCATAGGAGCTGCCGAGTGCAGCGATCCTGCGGTACGTGGTCATGGCGGTGCACCTCTATCTGTCCGGACGCGCATGCGATGGTACGGCCCGTCCCACCAACCCGGGGTCGGTTGGCCGATGCCGGCACCGCAGTCGGTTCAGCCGAGGACACACCTAATTCTGCGCGGTGCGAATCACACCGCTACCGGATACAGGTTGTTGCATTTCGGTGTGGTGCGCACCACGTCGGCCCCGGCAGTCTGAGGCACATCGCAAGGCGCCAGTGCCGGCGCAGGAAGGAAACGACAGATGAGCATCCCAGTACCCAACCCGGAGTACTACGACGTCGTCATCATCGGCGGCGGCATCTCGGGAATCGGCGCGGCGGCGTATCTAACCAAAGAGTTCCCGGCGAAGAAGATCGCACTGCTCGAGGGGCGCGCCGCCATCGGCGGGACGTGGGATCTGTTCCGGTACCCCGGCATTCGGTCCGACTCGGACCTGCACACCTTCGCATACGAGTTCAAGAGCTGGCGCGATGAGAAGGCGATCGCGGACGCACCGCTGATCCTGGACTACCTCAAGGAGACCGTCGAGGAGTACGGCCTCGACAAGATCATCAGGTACCGCCACCACGTCGTGGCCGCCGCATGGTCGAGCGACGACGCGGAATGGGTCCTGACTGTCGAGGTGACCGATGCCACCGGTGCGGTGCACAACGAGGTGATCAAGGCGGGGTGGGTCTACGCCGGCACGGGCTACTACCGGTACGACGAGGGGTACACCCCGGAGTTCGAGGGTCGCGACGACTTCGAGGGCGACATCATCCACCCACAGTTCTGGCCCGAGGACTACGACCACTCCGGCAAGAAGGTCGTCGTAATCGGCAGCGGCGCAACCGCAATCACGCTCATCCCGTCGCTCCTCAAGGGCGAGGGCGCTGCCGACCACGCCACCATGCTGCAGCGCACGCCGACGTACATCATGTCGCTGCCACGAGTCGACACGCTGAGCCTCAAGCTCACCCGGCTCCTCGGCGAGCGGCGCGGCTACCTCGCGACCCGATGGAAGAACGTGTTGCTCGACTGGGTGGTCGTCGAACTGATGACCACGTTCCCGAAGACCGCACGGCGCGTCATCCGCCACCTGAACAAGAAGCAACTGCCGGCGGGATTCGACGTGGACCGGCACTTCAACCCGCCGTATGACCCGTGGGACCAGCGCCTGTGCCTCGCGCCCGACGGCGACTTCTTCGCCTCGATCCGCGACGGCAGCGCGTCGGTGGTGACCGACCGGATCCGCCGCTTCACCAAGACCGGCATCGAACTCGAGTCCGGTGAGCACCTGCCGGCCGACCTCATCGTCACGGCGACCGGGCTGAACCTGCGGCTGTTCGGCGGCATCGACCTGACCGTCGACGGCCGACCGGTCGAGCTTTCCGACGCGGTGGTGTACCGCGGTGCCCTGCTGTCCGGTATCCCGAACTGGATGATGGCGATCGGCTACACCAAATCGTCCTGGACACTGAAGATTTCGCTGCTCGGCAAGAGCCTCATCGAGCTGCTCCGGTACATGGACACCCATGGGTACGACACCGTCGCGCCGTATGCGGCAGAGGGCGTCGGCACGCGGTCGATCCTCGACTTGGACGCCGGGTACATGCAACGCGCCAAGCGTGCGCTACCGCGCCAGGGCGACGGAATGCCCTGGCAGATGCGGAACGTGTTCCTGGAAGACCGGAAGATGTACCGGGGATCGATCATCGACGACAATCTGCGCTTCAACTCGCGGCTGGAACGTGAACTCGCCGTCGGCGGCACGCAAAACGAGGATCGCCGGGCCGAGATCAACCGGGCAGCGTCCGGACGAGTCGCGTCATGACGGCGACCCTTGCCGGACCCACGACGCCGGACCGCCGACTGACCGCGGCCGAGCTGATGCAGCGGAGCCTGTTCACGGCTCTGGGCCGGGCTCCGCAGGCCGTCCTCCGCCGGCTCGTCCCGCCGACCGTCAACGCCGACGGCGACGTGATGGCGCCGGAGATCGCACTGCTGATGCGCTTCGCCGCCGAGGAGCCTGATTTCAGTGACGGCACCGTGGCCGAGGCGCGCGCCATCATGGCGAACGACTGCCGGGTCTTCGCGGACAAATCCGAGAACGTGACGGTGGACGTGGACCCCGATATCGTTCTCCCCAGCGGTATTCGGGCCAGCCTGTATCGCCCGAAGGTGCGCTCCAACGGGCTCGTGCTGTTCCTGCACGGCGGCGGTTTCGTCCTCGGCAGTCGCCAGGATTACGACTCCCCCGCCCGCCTCATCGCGGCCGGCGCCGGCGTCAATGTCCTGTCGGTCGAGTATCGGCTCGCTCCGGAGGCGCCGTTTCCGGCGGCTGTCGACGATGCCTGGGACGCATGGCATTTCGCCGTCGCCCGCTGCACCGACTGGGGCATCGATCCGGCGCGGATCGTCCTGCTTGGTGACAGCGCCGGCGCGAATCTCTGTGCGGTGCTGTCGAACAAACTCCAGGGCGACGCATTGCTGCCCCGGATGCAAGTGCTGATGTATCCGGTCGTCGATGCCGTGGGCAGCTACCGTTCGCGTGCGGAGTTCGCCGACAACCCCGCGCTGACCGCCAAGCAGATCGCGTGGCTGTCCGAGCTGTACGTCCCCGATGCCGATGACGGCTCCGACCCACGGGTCTCACCGATTCTGGCGGAGGACCTCTCCGGGGTGCCGCCGACGCTCGTCACCGTCGCCGGTTTCGACACCTTGCGGGACGAGGGCATCGCATACGCCCAGCGGCTCAAGGACTTCGGCGTCCCGACCCGCCTGCTACGAGAAAGCGGCCTGGTGCACGGGTACATCTCCATGACCCAGATCAGCCCAGCAGCCCGCGATGCGGTGAGCCGCGTCGCCGCCGCGATCCGACACGCCCTGCGCTAGTCACCCGGCAACACAACACCGAGCGAAACGCGCAAAAGCGCGACTAATACGTACAAGCTCGCATTGTGATGCCGGTTACAGCGACCCTTCTGAGATTGCTCCAGTCACTCACTCAGGAGATTGCTGATGTTGGTTGCCCTCGGCCTGACCATGGTCGCCGCCTTCATGGTCGTCATCATGACCAAGCGCGCCACGCCCATCGTGGCGTTGATCGCCGTTCCCGTGGCCTTCGGCCTGCTGGCCGGCGCGGGCAGCGGAATCGGGAAGATGATCACCAACGGCATCAAGGACCTGGCGCCCACCGCCGCGATGCTGTTCTTCGCCATCGTGTTCTTCGGCATCATGATCGATGTCGGGCTGTTCGACCCGGTGATCCGCACCGTGATCCGCATGGTGGATCACGATCCCGCGAGACTGGTGGTCGGCACCGCGGTGCTCGCGGCGGTCGTCTCGCTCGACGGCGACGGTTCGACCACCTTCATCGTCACGGTCTCCGCGCTACTCCCCCTCTACTTGAAGCTGGGGGTGAGCCCGGTGGTACTCACCGTGGTCGCCGGTTTGGCGAACGGCACCATGAACATCCTGCCGTGGGGCGGCCCGACCGCACGCGCGGCGGCCGCATTGAAGATCTCTCCGTCCGAGGTGTTCGTCCCGATGATCCCGTCACTGATCGCCGGAATGTTCATCGTGCTGGCATTCGCATGGCACCTGGGAGTGCTGGAGCGCAAGCGGATCGGTTCGATCGTGGTTCGCGAGCGGGTCCTGGCCGGTGTCGGAGGCGGGTCGGAACCAACGGGCCTCGGCGGCGGTGACGCATTCGAGGGTGCCGCCGACGACTCGGGCGCGATCTCCGGTGAATTCGCTCGACCAAAACTGTTGTGGTTCAACGCGATCGTCACCGTCGCACTGCTCGCGGTGCTCACCATGGACATCCTGCCCATCCCGGTGCTCTTCATGATCGCCGCCGCGGTGGCCCTCATGGCGAACTTCCCGCAGGTGGCCGATCAACAGGCCGCGATCACCCGGCATGCGTCGTCGATCGTGTCGGTGGTGGGCATGGTGCTCGCCGCAGCTGTGCTGACCGGAGTATTCAAGGGCACCGGCATGGTGGACGCGGTGGCCACCTGGGTCACCGGCATCATCCCCGAGTCGATGGGCCCGCACCTCGGCGTGATCACCGGCGTGCTGTCCATCCCGTTCACGTTCCTGATGTCCAACG
Proteins encoded in this region:
- a CDS encoding SGNH/GDSL hydrolase family protein, translating into MTTYRRIAALGSSYAAGPGIQPVVNRAAMRSGNNYAHVLARALGAELTDLTVSGATTSTVLDTPQRVGLVKFAPQILSLPVDADLVLITAAGNDLEYLGSAVKLGVHFTLNRYTRGLLQRWIPADVPTATVEQQNKAAAGLARIVTETRSRAPEARVILVDYLPMVGDMTVPFMDVPFDKAVVDALAAIHDQLSRVFTDVAEQTGTDLAQASRFGRGHELGSPSPWIQPLQPVHRIASSFHPTADGMKAVATELLRIIGEPSR
- a CDS encoding NAD(P)/FAD-dependent oxidoreductase, which codes for MSIPVPNPEYYDVVIIGGGISGIGAAAYLTKEFPAKKIALLEGRAAIGGTWDLFRYPGIRSDSDLHTFAYEFKSWRDEKAIADAPLILDYLKETVEEYGLDKIIRYRHHVVAAAWSSDDAEWVLTVEVTDATGAVHNEVIKAGWVYAGTGYYRYDEGYTPEFEGRDDFEGDIIHPQFWPEDYDHSGKKVVVIGSGATAITLIPSLLKGEGAADHATMLQRTPTYIMSLPRVDTLSLKLTRLLGERRGYLATRWKNVLLDWVVVELMTTFPKTARRVIRHLNKKQLPAGFDVDRHFNPPYDPWDQRLCLAPDGDFFASIRDGSASVVTDRIRRFTKTGIELESGEHLPADLIVTATGLNLRLFGGIDLTVDGRPVELSDAVVYRGALLSGIPNWMMAIGYTKSSWTLKISLLGKSLIELLRYMDTHGYDTVAPYAAEGVGTRSILDLDAGYMQRAKRALPRQGDGMPWQMRNVFLEDRKMYRGSIIDDNLRFNSRLERELAVGGTQNEDRRAEINRAASGRVAS
- a CDS encoding alpha/beta hydrolase yields the protein MTATLAGPTTPDRRLTAAELMQRSLFTALGRAPQAVLRRLVPPTVNADGDVMAPEIALLMRFAAEEPDFSDGTVAEARAIMANDCRVFADKSENVTVDVDPDIVLPSGIRASLYRPKVRSNGLVLFLHGGGFVLGSRQDYDSPARLIAAGAGVNVLSVEYRLAPEAPFPAAVDDAWDAWHFAVARCTDWGIDPARIVLLGDSAGANLCAVLSNKLQGDALLPRMQVLMYPVVDAVGSYRSRAEFADNPALTAKQIAWLSELYVPDADDGSDPRVSPILAEDLSGVPPTLVTVAGFDTLRDEGIAYAQRLKDFGVPTRLLRESGLVHGYISMTQISPAARDAVSRVAAAIRHALR
- a CDS encoding CitMHS family transporter, coding for MLVALGLTMVAAFMVVIMTKRATPIVALIAVPVAFGLLAGAGSGIGKMITNGIKDLAPTAAMLFFAIVFFGIMIDVGLFDPVIRTVIRMVDHDPARLVVGTAVLAAVVSLDGDGSTTFIVTVSALLPLYLKLGVSPVVLTVVAGLANGTMNILPWGGPTARAAAALKISPSEVFVPMIPSLIAGMFIVLAFAWHLGVLERKRIGSIVVRERVLAGVGGGSEPTGLGGGDAFEGAADDSGAISGEFARPKLLWFNAIVTVALLAVLTMDILPIPVLFMIAAAVALMANFPQVADQQAAITRHASSIVSVVGMVLAAAVLTGVFKGTGMVDAVATWVTGIIPESMGPHLGVITGVLSIPFTFLMSNDAFYFGVLPVLSETASHYGISAAEMARASITGQPFHMQSPLVPAILLLVALAGVGLADHHKKVLWRAAVVSLVMLVVGVALGQIPL